The window CAGCACACCCTACCCCATGCcaccccttcccttctcttACCTTCTCTCAAGTGACCCATGAGACATCTTTCCATTACCCAGCTAGCTCCCGGAATCCTAGCCCTCCCCAGGTCACCTCCTGCAACATCTCCTGACCTCAGGGAGGCATGTGTCCTTCTGGTGGGTCCCTCCTTCCCATTTCTCAAAATTGTTTGTGGAGAACACTGCCCAAAGGGCTGCAGTATGAGGGCCATTTCGGTGGCTGTAGCTTAGCAATGCCATTCATGGAGAAGTTAGAAGTGTGGGGACAGACATTTTAGCAGACCTGCCGGAATGAATCTGAAGTGGAGAGGGAGACCTTCATCCCACCCACCCTTGTACGGCACTGCTCCTCTAGCCTGCACACGCAGATGGGCCCATGCACAACTTCTCTCTAACAACCAGTGTGCAGGAGCAAGTCCAACTCCACAGCAGCACACTCTCTCTCCAACTCTTGTCCAAGCATTCACATCCGCACTTAAACATCCTGCAATTACATAAACACACTCCCTCATCTGTGTTTATGTATGCATACCCCTCTAGGTGCCCCTGTACACATGTGCACAGACCCAGAAGATGAGTGTCAGTGCCCAGGACTGGCACCAGCCTTCCACCACCCCTGACTCCTCAGTCTCTGATCCTCTTCATCCATCCCCATACATGTACAGTCCAGGGAACAAAGTTTTGCCTACTTTTCTGGCAAAACTACCTTTGTGCACATGCAGACGCATCATTTTTTGACCATCCTGAGCCAAAATACTCTACCACTTCCCAGAGGATAAACTGGTTCCTAGTATTGCACAGACTCTTCACAAGCACAGCTCTCACACACTGGAGATCTGCTGACCTCTGTCTGCTTCCTGCCCGCATCCTGAACTGAGAGACGTCTTCATCTCTTGTATCAGCCAAACATGACTCCATACAGAGATTGACTCAACTCAAAGACATTGTATACTCTCAGGAGTGCCAAATCCATAGCACCCCCCTCCCCTAAACGTGTAGAATGGTTTTGCCCCCCTGGCCTTCCAAGTACAAaggctttttctttatttacagtAAAGcttaaggagaagaaaagaaatgctgCCTCCAGCTCATGTCTCATTGCCTTCTTCTCTACCCTTGTTGCACCTCCTACCAGGGCAcagaggcaccaggagaacCCTGAGGAATGCGAGGTgcagaaaaaattattctattttttttatctcagaTAAGTCTTGACATCCTGCCCAGAGTCTGTAAGAGCTCTGAAAAGAAGGAGGAGGTTCTGAGCAGTCAGTGGTCTCCAGCCATGACTAACACAGGGAGGAAATCTGTCCCCCAGACTTTTTGAAGAACTAGAGAGGGGCCAGCCATGCATGCAACTGGCTGGGATGTCTTTGCTGCAGACATTTCTCCTTCCTGTTCATCTTTTAAGGTAAACCACTTCTCATGTTTATAAGGAGGGTAGTCAAGGCACTAGGCTGCCTACATATGGCATTTACTCCATCTGGGGACTTCCTTGAGGTGCCACCATGAGATGGCAGCCTATGCCCTCCAAAGCTGGGTCATCTAAGGGTAGGTCATGGCTCTAGGGCTGACCTTGCTCTCTCTGTACCCTCAGTGCCCATCACCTCTTCAGCTTTCCCTAAATGCAGTCTGCTCTTTACCTGGTGTTGCCTGGTTTGCTCCTGGTGGTGAATACGATGCTTATTCTTCAAAAGCCACTGGCCTATGGAACTGCACAATGTTTATTCTGTAGGAAGAAGAACTCAAAACAACCAGCCCAGTTGTGCCAACTTTTACCAATTCACCAGGAGTTCAGGTTTGACTTTGGGGTCATCAACCACTACCACGAGACTCCCAGGACAGAAGAACAAATGTGtaaaggagagggaaaacacatcagtgattttggggaaattaatATCATATGTATGTTTATTCTGGGAAAATCCATGAGCATGTATGtaaaatatagtatataaatGGGAGCTTTTTCTGTACTCAGCATGCATGATATTTGGAAGGGGATATTCACTCGTGCATCCAGCCAGATAAAGAATGCTTGCTTCTTAATGCTACATTAGTGTTaaggaggttttatttttaccaATTTCTGGTAACACTGGTACCACACAAACCTCAGGTGTCTCTTCCAAAGCCAAGAACAATGCCTTGCTTCTTCCACAAGATCATGGAGCCCTATTAATTTTTAAGCATACTCTTGGACTTTATTATTCCCTTGTATCGATGTCTCCCATTGCCTTTGAAAGCAGAGAAGGTGAAGGGGATCCCATGTCCCAATGTCTCTTTCCCCTGCACCACCCCTTTCATCATAAATAACTGACATGCAACTTGTTGCTCTTTTCACATCCCACAGGCTCCTCAGGGAGCGGTTTTTGCTCattgctttttccttctccactgCTTAGAGGGCGCTCCTGCCTCTCATTTCCATTTTGGGTGATCTTGCTGATCTCACCCTCTTCCCTTTCGTCGTCAATCTTCTCTGGGGAGCATGCTGGCACCTCCTGGCTCTGGACTCGGCGGGACGGCCTGAAGATGGCCCTGCGGAAGCCCTGCTTGAAGCGGTAGGAGAGGAAGCCATAGATGATGGGATTGGCGCAGCTGTTGGCATATGGCAGCACCACCACGAGGAAGTAGACTCCAAAGAGGGATGGCTCCTCTGGCAGCGGGCAGACAACATTGATTATGTTGAGGACATAGAAGGGAAGCCAGCAGAGGACGAAGACAGCCACCACAGTCACCACCATGCGGGTCACCCTGCGCTCTGAAAGCTTGTGCTTGGAGGACAGAGCCCTCACCCGCCTGCCAGAGGAGCGAACCTTCACAACAATCAGGAGATAGCAGAGGCAAATCACCAAGAGTGGTCCAAAGAAGCCCAGGGTAGCAGTGTAGACGATGAAGCCAGCTCTCCACACCGAGGCAGGCTCTGGCCACTGGATGTGGCATGTACTCATCCCTAAAGGGACATCTGAGAAGACAACCACGGGCAGCACCACTATGGAAGACAGCACCCACACGGTTACACTCACGGCCTTGGCCACCCGTGCTGTCCTCCATTTGGAGGACTTCCCTGGGTGGACCACAGCCAGGTAGCGGTCAACGCTCATCACCGTCAGGCAGAAGATGCTGGTGAACTGGTTGATGGCGTCCACGGCCATCACCAGCCGGCACATGAAAGAACCAAATGGCCAGTAGGACAGGGCGTTTTGTGCAGCCAGGAAGGGCAGGCCCAGCATGAAGAGCTCGTCGGCCAGGGCCAGGTTCAAGATGTACACGTTGGTCACCGACTCGCTCACGGAGTGCCGCAGGACCACATAAATGACCAGGGAattcccagccagccccaccaCACAGACAATGAGGTAGACCACAGGGATGAGGACACCGCTGACAACTACACCAGGGCTGACGGTGGAGGAGCTGTTGGGGGTAGTGAAGCCTGCCCAGCTACTGGAGGCATTCCCCTCCTCCAACACTGCCGGCGTGGGGAGGCTAAAAGCAGAAGTGTCCATAGCAGAGGCAGGGAAGAGGGTGGGGACAGTGTCCTTGCAGGATCAGTTAGCAATCTGGAgctgaggggaggagaaaaaaacattgatACTGGGGACATGACAGCTGAACAAGTCACAGGTAAAATCACCACATTAACTGTGTCTTAGGTATGGGCAGGCACAGGAAATCAAGGGGAGTTTGTGGATGCTGGCAGATGCTGGAAGGTCTAGGACAATATCAAACTCATCTAGTCCTGCAAGGCACAGTGGACATGGAGGGACAAACAGGGACATGGCTCAATGTGGGCCTCTTCTCTAGTGAAAGATCCTCTGGGGAAAGAACAACAGACTAGCATAAGGAGAGggaaagttttcattttctgctaaGAATCCGATGCTGAGGACATGGTCCTCAGGGGCCTGGTTCTCATTTATGAGTGGCAGGTGCTTTACAAacaaaagagggaaaagcaTCCAGTGATAAAGTGCCTTTCCAGCTCTGACTTTCCTATTCTCTGAGTATTTAGTCTCCTGCTTGCTGAAGCTCTTTTTGGACTGGCCAGGttattgttttccttctccccacagcagaaggaaaagcacgTTCAATCCAAGCAGAGAGGCTtagctcagcagctgccttcCTTAGCTGAGGAGCCCAATTGCTCGTCATGTCAGGGTTTGGCATGGAAACAGCACTCGGCTCACTCAGAGACAGCCTTGAGCAAACAAGCTCTCCATTCaccaccagctcctgctgacactgggtgaggagctgcagggagagaagggacAGTTAAGGGAAGGACGTGCCTTTTGTCAGGGCTCCATATGTGAAACACAGAGCCCGGCAAGTACTGTGGACCAGAGACACCCTGGAAAACCTAATGCAGGGGAGATTTGTGTTTCTTTCAGGATTACTCCATATCTGAAAAAATTTTCTGGAAGTGTGGACTGACAGGGTCATCCCCTTGAATTAGGTCCTTGGAAGGGAAGATGATTTGGTGGAAGTGAATGGGGACATTTTTCACACCTCAAAAAATCTCTTTGGCCTCTGAAATTCCTTTTCTATTGAAATTAAAACTGAGGATGTCAAAGGAAAGGACTCCCAACCTTAACTATTTTCGGGAGGCCAGAGACACTCCAGAGACTTTTCTCATGGATGTGATTTTCTGTAGCATCAAACCTTTCTTCACTAATGTCTAATATTacagtgtttggggtttttttgtttggttgggtttttgttgtttgtttgtttgtttgtttgtttgtttgtttgtttgtttgtttgttttgtaggTGCCATTCCAAGTTCTGGAAACCCAGGGGAGACCTGAGCTTTACGTGGACTCCTTGGACATCACACGGGTGAGCCAAACAGACCCCATAGATGTATCAAATTTTATGCTGAAGGAACCTCATCTCATAGGCCCCATAAAAACAGTTGAACAACTACATCTTAAGGCCATTTCTACAGGCTATTGTATAAATGTTTCCTGCTTTAGAGCATCTCAGCTTTGACAGACTGGGATTGCTTAGATTTTCCTAATTTTCAGGTGCCTTGGGCTGTGACACACTGTCCTGACAGAAGCCCATCTCATGGggtcctgcagcactgggtgCTTCCACACATCACAAGTGGCTGCAATGAATAGGCAGAGTAGGAAGTGACTTGAAATTCTAAGTTCAAGGATGTTTCTTCTGATATTTTTTCCAATTCTGCTCTAGTGACACAAATAACTTGTAGGAGAAAAGAGGAGGACATTGGCCATTCTAGGGATGAAGATCCCTACAAACGGTGGCAGAAGCCAGAATGATATGTTCATAAAAGGATGATCCTCTATAAGATGAAGACACAGATAGGAATCCATTTGGATGTTCCTCCTGCATACAAAGgaatttaaagaagaaaaaagccaaacatttGGAGCCTTACAAATACCAAATATGGATGGAGATACTCCTGGTAGAGCTGCAAAGCATTTGGAGAAGTGTCTGAGGTCCAGACCTCAAAGCCAGTTGCTCAGACTGTTGTTTAGCAATACAGTAAATCCAGCTTCAGGGTAGCTTCAGAAGCCCCATCAAAAATGCTAAAGTGTGCAACTAAAAGCATGGATTTCCTATAAACTGATTTTCCTgctcaggcagctgcaggggagAAACTTGATCTTTAAGCAGGTGTGATCTGTTGCTGCCATTCTAACTTTGTCAAGTGCCATGTACCAGCTCAAGTGCCATGTCGCACATTTTGGCTGGTTTGGCAGAAAAAACAGTGGGCACCAGTGCACCATCTAGTTCGGATCGACTCTCCTGGTTGCTTTGGCAGCACATGCATAGGTAGGAGTTGGTGAGGATCCCTGGCCTCAGACCGATAGTGTGTTGGCATCCACTTGGATCTGTTCCTGATGCAGACAGCACCTGTTGCAAGAGGCTTGGGATCCTCTAACAGGTGCTACCAGAATATGCCTGGTTCAtgcagctggagagcaggaagAAGGCAGAGAGATAGGAAGAGATGGGAAATTGGCACTACTTCTTtccttaggggaaaaaatataaatatatgcatatttcTGCATTGAATGAGAGGAGGAGGTAGATGCTGAAAGCTGAGCCTAGTCCTGGTAACAAACCATggacagcagctgggagggaCAACACAACCAAATAACCTGCACCACCCCCTCTTggccccctcccctcctgtcccccctgtTTTCCCGcggccctgctccagctcaggACTCTCCCGTCTCACCTCCGGCTTGAGCTCTCTCGTAAGGACCAGGCTGGACTGGCAGAGTTGGAGGGTCGGCAGCGGGGGGTGGTCGGCAGGTTTTCTTCTCTGGAACTGCAGACTTAACTTCTGCATGGACTCATGCCCGCGGGAGACATCTGGGAAGAGCGGGCAGAGCCGCCGGGTACTTACATGTCGTCGGGATGCACATTTTCCTCCGCTTCCCCGGGAGAATCCGTGTCatgcttttccccttcccctttcctaaACGCGGCAGAGCGAAGCGCTCCCGGAGGGAGCGAGCCCCGCCGAGCGCTGCCGGCGGTGCGAGTCCTGCTCGCCGGACTTGCCCATCGCCCCCGCCGTGCCTGGCGTGGGAAGGGGCCCGGGGGAGGGCGGGGGGATGCGCGGCCCCTCAGCCCCACGCCCGCGGGTGCCTCCCCCGCGCAGCCCCCACCATCGGCGGGGCTCGGGATGCGGAGCGCCGGTACCGGCGGACGGGTGCCGGCAGCAAATGGGCGCCACGCACGGAAACACCggcaggagaaggaggggatggaggggatggaCGGCAGGGCAGGAGAACAAAGATGAGCGGGGGGAGATACCGGGTTGGAGAATAGAAGCGGGAGAGGGAGGCGCAAGGAGATGGGCAGAGGGATAAGGGGAGAGCAGAAGAGGGGAGGATGAAGGAATGAGGAGTGAGATAAAAGAAGCTGAAGacagcagagggaaaagaggaagaagagagagaTGCAGACAGCAGCTATTTGGTGAGAGAGTGGCTTGCAGGAGGGGCGACTTGGCTCGGCTCTCCTAGCCTGGGTCTAAAATCCAAACCTACTTGGGCAACTTTATgtgcagccagtgctgctgaAAGGAGAGCTGATGAAGGCACTAGAGGACTTCAAAGCTGTCAGGCCTCTTTAGGCTAGAACTTGGCCACAATGCTGTCTGGAGACACAGAAGAGAGAGGAGTCCTCATTGGGGAAGGATTGGCATGGGTAGCACCCAGAGGTTTTCTTCACCAGGGCAGGCACCCTGGTAGCATCCTGCAAGAGCCCCCAGGCTCCTTTGTTAGAGGAAACAGAGCCATGTAACTGCACAGCTCTACATAGCCCTGCTAACCCTTACAGGACTTGTTAGCATAAGCACAGTCATAGGATCACAAATTCCAGGTCTCCAGCTCACTTCCTCAGTGCTCTGAGTTGTGTCCCATTCTCCAGTGGGGGGCTATCCAAACTGCTTAAATTGTGTTGGGATGAGAGTTCAGCCTGTGCACCTCCACAGGTAGGCTGATACATGAATTTTATTTCACACACATCTTATGCATTGCTGTAGGGGATGGGGCAGACTGAAAAAGTAAAAGCCAGGGCTTGAAAACTGGAGAGAAGTAATCAACCACTGGGAATATATTGCATTGAGTCATGCTTAAGATGCTTAAGAGAGGTCAGACCCCATTTTCAAGTACTTTGTGTCCCTTGCCCTTTCACAGGGATATGCCCATACCAGAGGCTTCATTTTTACTCTTCTGGAGTTACATTGACATCATTTACATTACCTTTGGATGGGCCTAGGCAATTCATCCAGCAGCCCACGTGCAGTGCAGATATTTGCAGAACACCCTGCCACAGGGTGCCTGCCAGGGTTGCTGTGAACTTTTTCAGTAGGTAATGTGCCACATCACTGAATTAACTGCCTTATTCATACCTGACCATGAATTGAAATTGCAGAAatttccctggcagcagggtACCTCGGGAGCTTCACTGTGTCTGGTTGTACTTGGCATCACCAATGCACCTCCTCAGTGCAGGAAGCAGCCTTTGAAGCTCAGAAGTGTTGCTGCATCAGGGAGCAGTAATCTGGCTCAACTCCATAGTTTCTCTGTGCCCTCCTAGGACTGCAGGATTTTGCAGTGTCAATCATCACACCCTGAGCCCTCCTCTCTCCTGCAAGTAGTGGCAATAGCAGCCACCCTGTAACACTTACGCTCAAGTCCCTGCAATGCATCAGGAAAGCAGGTGCTCACAGCTGCCAGATCCATAGTACCGCTGGGACCACTCTCCTCAGCTTAATTTTAGTGTC is drawn from Poecile atricapillus isolate bPoeAtr1 chromosome W, bPoeAtr1.hap1, whole genome shotgun sequence and contains these coding sequences:
- the LOC131591849 gene encoding somatostatin receptor type 3-like — translated: MDTSAFSLPTPAVLEEGNASSSWAGFTTPNSSSTVSPGVVVSGVLIPVVYLIVCVVGLAGNSLVIYVVLRHSVSESVTNVYILNLALADELFMLGLPFLAAQNALSYWPFGSFMCRLVMAVDAINQFTSIFCLTVMSVDRYLAVVHPGKSSKWRTARVAKAVSVTVWVLSSIVVLPVVVFSDVPLGMSTCHIQWPEPASVWRAGFIVYTATLGFFGPLLVICLCYLLIVVKVRSSGRRVRALSSKHKLSERRVTRMVVTVVAVFVLCWLPFYVLNIINVVCPLPEEPSLFGVYFLVVVLPYANSCANPIIYGFLSYRFKQGFRRAIFRPSRRVQSQEVPACSPEKIDDEREEGEISKITQNGNERQERPLSSGEGKSNEQKPLPEEPVGCEKSNKLHVSYL